The nucleotide window CCGGTGCTTCCTTCATCCGTTGTTACTACGCGGCGCATCTGAACCTCTCGGTCATCCCGTGATGCGGCACCGCGCCGGATCTGACAATGGCAAAGCGGGCCGCGACGTGGCGCGCCGTGAAGACGTCCCTGAATCGAAGCTGCTTCGCCGCCAGTCCGGCCTGCATCGCCGGCGTCCTGGTCACGCTCCCGAATCTCAGCGCGCTGTGTGGCCGCACGAAGTTGTAGAAGGCGCGGAAGAGCTCCAGGTGGTCGTCGAGCGTCTGCTTCTTCCGTGCATGGCAGGGCGAACGACGACGTAGGTAGGCGCAGCCCTGACGGATCGTGAGGTTCAACCGCTCGATGAACGACGTGTTCAGCTTCGCCGAGTCCTCGGACTCTTCCAGGGCGTCGGCCAGCTTCCACTCCGACCCCACGATCAGCTTCGTGCCCACGCGCACGACTCGGTTGCGCTTGATCTTCTTGATGACCTGCGCGAGCACGCACCCGAGGCCGAAGACGTGGCGAATCGTCGGCGCGTAGAACCTGAAGCCATCGGTCGTGATCAGCGGGGTTCCCCCACCGCTGCGTGCGTCAGCGATGATCCGGACGAACCGCCGGGTGTTCCGATACGTGCGCGATCCAACAAGCGTCGCGGGCCAGAGACGCGACCAGACGTCGATGCCCGCGAAGACCCACGTCTGCTGCTTGCGGCTCTGAAGGAACGTGTTGATCTCGTCGAGTTGTAGCTCAACGAGTTCGTGGCCGCGCAGGTGCTTCGCGTTGAAACGGCGGGCAATTGCTGCGGCCAATTCCAGCCAACGAGCGACCGTGTTCCATGAGAGGCCCTCGAGTCGCGCGATGGCCGACTTGTTGACACCCTCGACGCTCAGCGAGGCGACGCGGTCAAAACGCCGCACGGAGTGCTGGAGCCTCTTGTAGGGAGTGCCAGTGGTCGCCCCGAACGTCTTGCCGCAGGCCGTGCAGCGGTATCTACGGCGCC belongs to bacterium and includes:
- a CDS encoding transposase produces the protein MRNASRLRATCPNSECQQHSQRDAGNVVLHGFSKVRGGRRRRYRCTACGKTFGATTGTPYKRLQHSVRRFDRVASLSVEGVNKSAIARLEGLSWNTVARWLELAAAIARRFNAKHLRGHELVELQLDEINTFLQSRKQQTWVFAGIDVWSRLWPATLVGSRTYRNTRRFVRIIADARSGGGTPLITTDGFRFYAPTIRHVFGLGCVLAQVIKKIKRNRVVRVGTKLIVGSEWKLADALEESEDSAKLNTSFIERLNLTIRQGCAYLRRRSPCHARKKQTLDDHLELFRAFYNFVRPHSALRFGSVTRTPAMQAGLAAKQLRFRDVFTARHVAARFAIVRSGAVPHHGMTERFRCAA